The following are encoded in a window of Flavobacterium psychrotrophum genomic DNA:
- a CDS encoding ribonuclease Z → MTVTILGCYAATPRTLTNPTSQVLEIKNRMFLIDCGEGTQVQLRKHKIKFSKINQVFISHLHGDHVYGLIGLVSTFALLGRKTDLHIYGPKGIKELILMQLKLSNSWTSYNLYFHELESKESEVIFEDDKVKVSTIPLKHRVYTNGYLFEEKPAERKLNIGVVEDYKIDTCYYNNIKAGKDITLDDGRVVPNADLTFDPPAPKSYAFCSDTQYLESIIPIIKDVNVLYHESTFLESEVQYCEVTMHSTAKQAALIAQKANAGTLILGHYSTRYESIELFKDEARTIFENTEIADDGKVFEF, encoded by the coding sequence ATGACTGTAACCATACTTGGCTGTTATGCAGCCACACCACGAACGCTAACCAACCCTACATCGCAAGTGCTTGAAATTAAAAACCGTATGTTTTTAATTGACTGTGGCGAGGGTACCCAGGTACAGCTGCGTAAGCACAAAATTAAGTTTAGTAAAATAAACCAGGTATTTATATCGCACCTGCATGGCGACCATGTGTATGGGCTTATAGGGCTGGTGTCTACTTTTGCCTTGCTAGGGCGTAAAACCGACCTGCATATTTATGGGCCAAAAGGTATTAAGGAGCTTATCCTTATGCAATTAAAGCTGTCTAATTCCTGGACGAGCTATAACCTTTATTTCCACGAATTGGAGAGTAAAGAATCTGAAGTTATTTTTGAGGATGACAAGGTTAAGGTAAGTACAATACCCTTAAAACACAGAGTATATACTAACGGTTATCTTTTCGAAGAAAAGCCAGCCGAACGCAAACTAAACATTGGCGTAGTAGAAGATTATAAAATTGATACCTGTTATTATAATAATATCAAAGCAGGCAAAGACATTACGCTTGATGATGGCAGGGTAGTACCTAATGCCGACCTTACTTTTGACCCGCCTGCGCCTAAGAGCTATGCTTTTTGTAGTGATACGCAATATCTTGAAAGCATAATACCCATAATTAAAGATGTAAATGTGCTGTACCACGAAAGTACCTTTTTAGAAAGCGAAGTACAATATTGTGAGGTTACCATGCACAGCACGGCAAAACAGGCCGCGCTCATTGCGCAAAAGGCTAATGCAGGCACGCTGATACTGGGTCATTATTCTACACGCTATGAGTCAATCGAATTATTTAAAGATGAAGCCAGGACAATTTTTGAAAATACCGAAATTGCCGATGATGGCAAAGTGTTTGAGTTTTAG
- a CDS encoding GAF domain-containing sensor histidine kinase, giving the protein MDNVRRDFQEDIEDINRIPGIENLLRIVCHTTGMGFSAVARVTEEHWITCCVHDAISFGLKPGDELEIQTTICNEIRAAREAVVIDNVSEDPVYCEHHTPKIYGFQSYISVPIFRKDGSMFGTLCAIDPNVHKVSSPEITELFRLFTDLISFHLNVAENVRDSEKKILEEVALNAALDNLVTQRTAQLAEKNVLLEKMNKELQAFNYISSHDLQEPLRKIQTFASALKAQEINLSPKGKDYFERMQNAAQRMQKLINDLLLYSRASLADRKYEKTELATILEETEIELADEIINRNTTLVIENTCNAQVIPFQIKQLFINLVSNSIKFCPESRNPVIKISCIIASGLEVIQDIPQDTNYCHISVEDNGIGFEQKFGDRIFEVFQRLHNRAQYTGTGIGLAIVKKIADNHNGYVFATGTPDKGARFDIYIPQED; this is encoded by the coding sequence ATGGATAACGTGAGGCGCGATTTTCAGGAAGATATAGAGGACATAAACCGTATTCCGGGAATTGAAAACCTGCTAAGAATTGTATGCCATACCACCGGTATGGGATTTTCGGCCGTAGCCCGCGTTACAGAAGAACACTGGATAACGTGCTGTGTTCATGATGCTATAAGTTTTGGCCTAAAACCCGGCGATGAACTGGAAATACAAACTACTATTTGTAACGAGATACGCGCTGCCCGCGAAGCCGTTGTAATTGACAATGTAAGTGAGGATCCTGTATACTGCGAGCATCATACACCAAAAATTTACGGTTTTCAAAGCTATATTTCTGTACCCATTTTTCGTAAGGATGGGAGTATGTTTGGAACCCTATGCGCAATAGACCCTAACGTACATAAAGTAAGCAGCCCTGAAATAACCGAATTGTTCAGGCTTTTTACCGACCTGATTTCATTTCACCTGAATGTTGCTGAAAACGTGCGCGACAGCGAGAAAAAAATACTGGAAGAAGTGGCGCTCAATGCAGCCCTGGATAACCTTGTAACGCAGCGTACAGCACAACTGGCAGAAAAAAATGTACTCCTGGAAAAGATGAATAAAGAGCTTCAGGCATTTAACTATATTTCCAGCCATGATTTACAGGAGCCACTAAGAAAGATACAAACTTTTGCATCAGCACTTAAGGCACAGGAAATAAACCTGAGCCCAAAAGGCAAAGATTATTTTGAAAGGATGCAAAATGCAGCACAGCGTATGCAAAAACTTATTAACGACCTCCTGCTCTACTCCCGTGCCAGCCTTGCCGACCGCAAATATGAAAAAACAGAACTGGCAACGATCTTAGAAGAAACAGAGATAGAACTGGCTGATGAAATAATTAACCGTAACACTACACTTGTAATAGAAAACACCTGTAATGCGCAGGTAATACCGTTCCAGATAAAACAACTGTTTATTAACCTGGTTAGTAATTCTATAAAGTTTTGCCCCGAAAGCCGTAACCCTGTCATAAAAATTTCGTGTATTATAGCGTCTGGTCTCGAAGTTATACAGGACATACCCCAGGATACCAACTATTGCCATATTAGCGTAGAAGATAACGGTATTGGTTTTGAGCAAAAATTTGGCGACCGTATATTCGAGGTATTTCAAAGGCTACACAATCGTGCTCAATATACAGGCACCGGCATAGGCCTGGCCATAGTAAAAAAGATAGCAGACAACCACAATGGATATGTGTTTGCTACAGGAACTCCGGATAAGGGTGCACGTTTTGATATTTACATCCCGCAGGAGGACTAG
- a CDS encoding cation diffusion facilitator family transporter, with the protein MTGNSKIAIYGALAANLAIAAVKFVAAGITGSSAMLSEGIHSTVDTGNSLLLLLGMRRSQRPPDRGHPFGHGKEIYFWSLIVAILVFSLGGGMSIYEGISHIQHPQVMKDPFWNYVVLLSSMVFEGASLVYAIRQFNKSRGKLGFFQELSMSKDPGLFAVIYEESAAIAGLTIALIGVFLGHYFSNPMYDAVASILIGVVLVFVAINMVKESRGLLVGESADYGVVKGVYDLVNAEANVKTLYYPLTMHLAPEEILLALDVEFDKAMTVNQLFSEIDTLERKIKEKYPAIKKIYIEAKNFGGRQRPWVDEAVD; encoded by the coding sequence ATGACAGGCAATTCTAAAATAGCAATATATGGTGCCCTTGCTGCAAACCTTGCGATAGCGGCAGTAAAGTTTGTAGCGGCGGGTATTACGGGTAGCTCTGCCATGCTTAGCGAGGGGATACACAGCACGGTAGATACCGGCAACTCATTGCTCTTATTGCTGGGTATGCGCCGCAGCCAGCGCCCTCCGGACAGGGGACACCCTTTCGGGCACGGAAAAGAGATTTATTTCTGGTCGCTTATAGTGGCAATACTGGTATTTTCATTAGGCGGCGGTATGTCTATATACGAAGGTATAAGCCATATTCAGCATCCACAGGTAATGAAAGACCCGTTCTGGAACTATGTGGTACTGTTATCTTCTATGGTGTTTGAGGGTGCGTCGCTGGTTTATGCCATACGCCAGTTTAACAAGAGCAGGGGCAAGCTTGGCTTTTTCCAGGAGTTGAGCATGAGTAAAGATCCTGGGCTTTTTGCTGTAATTTATGAAGAAAGTGCTGCCATTGCAGGGCTTACCATAGCATTAATAGGCGTGTTTTTAGGGCACTATTTTAGTAACCCAATGTATGATGCTGTAGCTTCTATACTTATAGGCGTGGTGCTTGTTTTTGTAGCAATAAATATGGTTAAAGAAAGCCGCGGATTGCTGGTAGGAGAGAGTGCAGACTATGGTGTGGTTAAAGGCGTATATGACCTTGTAAACGCCGAAGCTAATGTAAAAACACTTTACTATCCGCTTACCATGCACCTGGCACCCGAAGAAATATTGCTGGCACTTGATGTGGAATTTGACAAAGCCATGACGGTAAACCAGTTATTTTCTGAAATAGACACCCTTGAAAGAAAAATAAAAGAAAAATATCCTGCAATAAAAAAGATATACATCGAGGCTAAGAACTTTGGCGGCCGTCAGCGCCCCTGGGTTGATGAGGCTGTAGATTAA
- a CDS encoding DUF1579 domain-containing protein, with amino-acid sequence MKNSFLLAGLLAVCFASCREEKKTIVTTTETDTTLVTTSEVDTTTAGETMDSAAIDRAWKDYMTPGAQHKMLADETGSWNVTLKFWMSPDAKPQTDKATAEAKMIMDGRYQEVTYKGTMMGTPWEGKNTVAFNNKTGMFTSTFIDNSGTGMMVATGIYDEPAKAVNYKGESVDPITGKTIRYREVYTIVDAKTRKMEMFDTKGGQPEYKSMEIVMTRK; translated from the coding sequence ATGAAAAATTCATTTTTACTTGCAGGGCTGCTTGCTGTGTGCTTTGCCTCCTGCAGAGAGGAAAAGAAAACAATAGTAACCACTACCGAGACCGATACTACGCTGGTAACAACATCTGAAGTTGATACTACTACGGCAGGCGAAACAATGGATTCTGCCGCTATAGATCGTGCATGGAAAGACTACATGACTCCGGGCGCGCAGCACAAAATGCTGGCTGATGAAACCGGATCGTGGAATGTAACACTCAAATTCTGGATGTCACCTGATGCCAAGCCCCAAACTGATAAGGCTACTGCCGAAGCAAAAATGATAATGGATGGCCGCTATCAGGAAGTAACTTACAAAGGCACCATGATGGGGACGCCCTGGGAAGGTAAAAACACTGTAGCATTTAATAACAAAACCGGTATGTTTACCTCAACATTTATTGATAATAGTGGTACAGGTATGATGGTGGCTACAGGTATTTATGATGAACCTGCTAAAGCTGTAAATTACAAAGGTGAAAGTGTAGATCCTATTACCGGAAAAACCATTAGATACAGGGAGGTTTATACCATTGTAGACGCTAAAACACGTAAGATGGAAATGTTTGATACCAAGGGCGGACAGCCGGAATATAAAAGCATGGAAATTGTAATGACCAGAAAATAG